AATTCGTTGTACGCGTCGACGAGCGAGCGCAGGTACGCGTCGCTGATCTGCAGTTCCATCGGCAGCCCGCGCTTCTGGATGCGCGAGAACAGCACCTCGGGGCTGGCCTGCAGATAGACGACGAGGTCGGGCGACGGCGCCTGCGGCACGTCCACGTGCGTCGCGACCGAGCGGTAGAGCTGCCATTCGTCTTCCGGCAGGTTCAGCCGCGCGAAGATGTCGTTCTTCTGCGGCATGAAATCGGCGATGACGGGGCGGCCGGTTTCGAGCGCACCGATCAGCTCGCGCGCCTGCTGCGCGCGCTGAAGCGCGAACGACAGCTGCACGGGCAGCGCGTAGCGCGCGGTGTCGCGATAGAAGCGTTCGAGGAACGGGTTGTCCTGCGGGCGCTCGAGCAGCGCCTGCATCGACCAGCGCTCGGCGAGCTGGCGCGCGAGCGTCGTCTTGCCGACGCCGATCGGGCCTTCGATCACGAGATAGCGGTGCGGGGCGCGCAGGTCGGGCGCGGTGACGGTAAGGGGAGTCGAGTTCATCGGCAGGGGTTCTTGTCGGCGTCTTCGCCGGCAGCGAGCGCCTTCTGCATCAGGCACTGGCAGGTCTGTACCTTTTCGACGCGCTGGTCGGCGACGGCGGCGAGGAAGGCATCGGCGCGGCCGCGCGCGGGGATGTCGAGCGCCGGCTCGATTTCGACGAGCGGCACGAGCGCGAACGCACGGTCGGTGAGGCGCGGGTGCGGGACGATCAGGTCGGGTTCGTCGATCGAGTCGGCGCCGAACAGCAGGATGTCGAGATCGAGCGTGCGCGGCGCGTTGCGATATGGGCGCTCGCGGCCGAAGTGATGCTCGATCTTCTGGCAGAGCGCGAGCAGTTCGCGGGCCGAGAGCGTCGTGTCGAGCTTGACGACGCAGTTGTAGTAGTCGTCGCCGCCCGCTTCGAACGGCGCCGTGCGATACAGGCTCGATTTGCCGAGGACCGAGATGGTGCGCTGTTGAGCGAGGCACACCACCGCGTCCTTCAGGGTCTGGCGCGCATCGCCGAGATTCGCCCCCAGTCCGATATATGCAACCGTCATGGCATCACTTCCTACGTCGTTCGCCGGCGAGCGCGTCAGTCGTCGGACCCGCCCGCGGTGTCCGGTGCCTGCTCGGCGGCACCTTCACCCGGCTGGCGGTTTCGCGCGCCGCCACGGCGGCGCCGCTTGCGGGGCGATTTTTCCTTCGAGCCGCCCTGCGTGAGCAATGTCTCGCGAGCAGCCGCGTCGCCTTCGATGAAATCCGTCCACCACTGTCCGACATCCGCATCGAGCTCGCCGGATTCGCAGCGTAACAGGAGGAAATCATACCCCGCTCTAAACCTTTGGTGTTCCAGCAGCCGCATCGCGCTGCGGCCCGAGCGTTTCTCGAGGCGCAGCTGCAGGCCCCAGATCTCGCGCATGTCGGCCGAATAACGCTTGTGGATCGCGAGTTTCTCGGTCTGCATGTCGAGCACGTCGTCCATCGCGCGATGGAGCGCCGGCACCGGGATTTCGCCTTCGGCCGTGTATTGCTCGAAGCGCTGGCGCATGTCGTGCCACAGCAGCGTCGCGAACAGGAAGCCCGGCGACACCGGCTTGCCGGCGCGCACGCGCGCGTCGGTGTTGTTCAGCGCGAGCGTGATGAACTTCTCGCCCTGCGGCTGTTCGAGCACGACGTCGAGGAGCGGCAGCAGCCCGTGGTGCAGGCCTTCCTTGCGCAGCCGCGTCAGGCACGCGAGTGCGTGGCCCGACAGCAGCAGCTTCAGCATTTCGTCGAACAGGCGCGCGGCCGGCACGTTGTTGATCAGGTCGGCGAGCGCGTTGATCGGCTCGCGCGTGTGCGGTTCGATCTCGAAGCCGAGCTTCGCCGCGAAGCGCACGACGCGCAGCATCCGCACCGGATCCTCGCGGAAACGCGTGGCCGGATCGCCGATCATCCGCAGCAGGCGGGCGCGCATGTCGGCCATCCCGTCGTGGTAGTCGAGCACCGTCTGCGTCGACGGGTCGTAGTACATCGCGTTGATCGTGAAGTCGCGGCGCGCGGCATCTTCATGCTGCTCGCCCCACACGTTGTCGCGCAGCACGCGGCCGCTCGCGTCGACCGCATGCGTGCGGCGATCGAGTTCGTCGCGCTTCAGGCGCTTCGGCGGCTCGGCCGCGGCAGCAGCCTCGGGCGGGGCGTCGACCAGCGCGCGGAACGTCGACACCTCGATCAGTTCCTGGCCGAACTGCACGTGGACGATCTGGAAGCGTCGGCCGATCAGGCGCGCGCGGCGGAACAGGCGCTGCACTTCGGTGGGCGTCGCGTCGGTCGCGACGTCGAAGTCCTTCGGCGCGATGCCGAACAGCAGATCGCGCACCGCGCCGCCGACGATGAACGCGCGAAAGCCCGCCTGCTGCAGCGTGTCGGTCACGCGCACGGCATTCTTCGAGATCAGCGACGGATCGATGCCGTGCACGCTGGCCTGTACGACGGTCGGCTCATGGTTGCTGCGCGGTTTCTTCGCGCCGCCGCCGCGAGCGGCCTTCGAGGTGCGCGGGGCAGCAGGGGCCGCTTCGTCGGCCGGGGCCGTTGCGGGGGGCGTTTGCTCGGTTTCGTCCTGGCCGAGCAGCTTGCGAATGAATTTTTTGATCACGACGTTCAGAAGAGATCGAGGATACGCCAGCCGCGGTTGCTTGCATGCGCGCGCAGCGTGTCGTCAGGGTTGGTCGCGATCGGGTCGGTGACTTTCTCGAGCAGCGGGATGTCGTTGTGCGAGTCGCTGTAGAAGTAGCTGTGCGCGAAGTCGTCCCAGTGCTTGCCGAGCGACGCGAGCCACGCTTCGGTACGCACGATCTTGCCTTCGCGATAGCTCGGTGTGCCGGTCGGCCGGCCCGTGTACGGTGAATCGGGATGCCCGTCGGTCGTTTCGACCTCGCACGCGATCAGCGTGTCGACGCCGAACGCCGATGCGATCGGGCGCGTGATGAATTCGTTGGTCGCCGTCACGACGCAGCACAGGTCGCCCGCATCGAGATGCTTGCGCACGAGTTCGAGCGCGGCGGGCGTCATTGCGGGGCGGATCACCTCGTGCATGTATTGCTCGTGCCATTCGGCGAGCTGCGCGCGCGAATACTTCGCGAGCGGCGTGAGCATCGCCGTGAGGTACGCGTGGATGTCGAGCTTGCCGGCCTTGTAGTCGGCGAAGAACTGATCGTTCTGACGCGAGAAGCTTTCCGCGTCGACGATGCCGAGCTTCACCATGAAGCGACCCCATTCGTGGTCGCTATCGGTCGGGATCAGCGTGTGATCGAGGTCAAAGAGTGCCAGATTAGTCATGGAAGCGCATTTTACTCGAAGCGGTTCGGGCCGGTGCCCGGAGGTGTGATGTCGTCGCCGGGACGGGCCAGCATCCGGCGCAGCAGCGGCAGCGTGACAGCGCGTTTTTGCTCGAGCGAGAAGCGGTCGAGCGCGTCGAGCAGCGCCATCAGGCTCGGCATGTCGCGGCGGAAATGGGTCAGCAGGTAGGCTGCGATGTCGTCGGTGAGCGCGATCCCGCGCTCCTTCGCCGCAAGCTTGAGCACGGCGATCTTGCCGGCGTCGGACGGCGGCGACAGGTGGAACACGAGCCCCCAGCCGAGGCGCGTGCGGAGATCCTCGCGCACGTCGAGCGCGAGCGGCGCCGCGGGGCCCGCCGCGACGAACGCGCTCGACGGATGCGCGCGGACCTCGTTGAACAGGTTGAACAGCGCGACCTGCTGCGTGTCGGTCATCCGGTCGCAGTCGTCGATCGCGTAGATGCCGATGCGCGGGTCGAACGTGAACGCGCCGAGCGGGCTCTGCGGCGTCAGATAGCGCGCATAACCGTATGACGCGTCGCTCACGAGCGCCTGCAGCAGGTGGCTGCGGCCGCTGCCGGGCTCGCCCCAGATATAGAACGACCGGTCCGGCACGGGGCCGGCCGCGAGCGCGAGGTCGAGCTTCTGGAGCCGCGTGATGAGCTCGCCGTTCTCCTCGCTCATGATGAAGTTGTCGAACGTGGCGGGCGGCGGCGTGCCGAGATCGAGCGTCAGTTGACGGGACACAGCAGTCACAATGCGGGTCGGTTGAAAAAACGCGTGCCGTACGCCGGGCACGCGCGGGGGAATGCGGCTCCGATGGCTGCACGCGCGACCGTACGCACGGCGCCGCGCCGGTTTCGGCGCGGTTCGCTCGGCGAAGAAAACGGGGACGTGTTGACCAAGATGCAATCCCTGACGATTCGGTGCTGGGAATTCCGGCCAACGGGCCGGCTTCGGGTAAAATCGCATTTTACCGACCTTCTCGCATTCCCCCATGAATCCTCCGAAATCCGCTCCTGACGCTCAGGGTCTGTCCTATCGCGACGCAGGCGTCGACATCGACGCAGGCGACGCGCTCATCGACAAGATCAAGCCTTTTGCGAAGAAAACCCTGCGCGACGGCGTGCTCGGCGGCATCGGCGGGTTCGGCGCGCTGTTCGAAGTGCCGAAGAAGTATCGCGAGCCCGTGCTCGTGTCGGGCACCGACGGCGTGGGCACCAAGCTCAAGCTGGCGTTTCATCTGAACAAACACGACACGGTCGGCCAGGATCTCGTCGCGATGAGCGTGAACGACATCCTCGTGCAGGGCGCCGAGCCGCTGTTCTTCCTCGACTACTTCGCGTGCGGCAAGCTCGACGTCGACACGGCCGCGACCGTCGTCAAGGGCATCGCGCAAGGCTGCGAACTGTCGGGCTGCGCGCTGATCGGCGGCGAAACCGCCGAAATGCCGGGCATGTACCCGGACGGCGAATACGATCTGGCCGGCTTCGCGGTCGGCGCGGTCGAGAAGAGCAAGATCATCGACGGCAGCACGATCGCCGAAGGCGACGTGGTGCTGGGCCTCGCATCGAGCGGCATCCACTCGAACGGCTTCTCGCTCGTGCGCAAGATCATCGAGCGCGCGAACCCCGACCTGTCGGCCGATTTCCACGGCCGCTCGCTCGCCGACGCGCTGATGGCGCCGACCCGCATCTACGTGAAGCCGCTGCTTGCGCTGATGCAGAAGCTGCCGGTGAAGGGCATGGCGCACATCACGGGCGGCGGTCTCGTCGAGAACATTCCGCGCGTGCTGCGCGAAGGCCTCACCGCCGAGCTCGACCAGAACGCATGGCCGCTGCCGCCGCTGTTCAAGTGGCTGCAGGAGCACGGCGGCGTCGCCGATGCGGAAATGCACCGCGTGTTCAACTGCGGGATCGGCATGGCCGTGATCGTCGCGGCGGCCGATGCCGATGCAGCGATCGCCGACCTGACCGCCGCCGGCGAACAGGTGTGGAAGATCGGTACCGTGCGCGCGACCCGCGAAGGCGAGGCGCAGACGGTCGTGGTCTGACGCACCGCCAGCAGCAGATGCAGCAACGAAAGCCGCCCGGAGTCGATCCGGGCGGTTTTTTTTCGGGCGCCGTGCGCGGCGCCGATGAAGGAGGGACGACGATGACCGAAGATGAACGCGCGATCCGCGAGCTCGTGGAAAACTGGTTCGTGTCGAGCCGGCGCGGCGATCTGGCGACCGTGCTCGACCTGATCGCCGACGACGCGATCTTCATGGTGGCCGGCAAGCCGCCGTTCGACAAGGCGGCATTCGCGGCCGCGTCGCGTGAAGCGAACGCGGGTGCGGAGCACGCGCCGAAGATCGACGGCCGCTACCGGATCGACGAACTGCGCGTGATGGGCGACTGGGCGTACATGCGCAATTTCCTCGAGATCGACGCGACGCCGCCGGGCGGCGAGACGATACGCCGTTCGGGCCATACGCTGACGATCTTCCGCAAGGCCGACGGCCGCTGGCAACTCGTGCGCGATGCGAATCTCGTGACGCTCGTGCACTGAGCGCGGCGGGGCGCGTGACGGTGCCTGCCGACGCTCAGGCGGACGGCCGCGGCGCGCCCGCCGGACGCGCGCCGGCCAGCAACGGCGGTACGAGCAGATAGAGCA
The nucleotide sequence above comes from Burkholderia pyrrocinia. Encoded proteins:
- a CDS encoding deoxynucleoside kinase codes for the protein MNSTPLTVTAPDLRAPHRYLVIEGPIGVGKTTLARQLAERWSMQALLERPQDNPFLERFYRDTARYALPVQLSFALQRAQQARELIGALETGRPVIADFMPQKNDIFARLNLPEDEWQLYRSVATHVDVPQAPSPDLVVYLQASPEVLFSRIQKRGLPMELQISDAYLRSLVDAYNEFFYHYDRTPVLTVAAEHLNPLDSPDDLALLVERIETMRGRKEFFVKGETTR
- the folK gene encoding 2-amino-4-hydroxy-6-hydroxymethyldihydropteridine diphosphokinase — translated: MTVAYIGLGANLGDARQTLKDAVVCLAQQRTISVLGKSSLYRTAPFEAGGDDYYNCVVKLDTTLSARELLALCQKIEHHFGRERPYRNAPRTLDLDILLFGADSIDEPDLIVPHPRLTDRAFALVPLVEIEPALDIPARGRADAFLAAVADQRVEKVQTCQCLMQKALAAGEDADKNPCR
- the pcnB gene encoding polynucleotide adenylyltransferase PcnB; this encodes MIKKFIRKLLGQDETEQTPPATAPADEAAPAAPRTSKAARGGGAKKPRSNHEPTVVQASVHGIDPSLISKNAVRVTDTLQQAGFRAFIVGGAVRDLLFGIAPKDFDVATDATPTEVQRLFRRARLIGRRFQIVHVQFGQELIEVSTFRALVDAPPEAAAAAEPPKRLKRDELDRRTHAVDASGRVLRDNVWGEQHEDAARRDFTINAMYYDPSTQTVLDYHDGMADMRARLLRMIGDPATRFREDPVRMLRVVRFAAKLGFEIEPHTREPINALADLINNVPAARLFDEMLKLLLSGHALACLTRLRKEGLHHGLLPLLDVVLEQPQGEKFITLALNNTDARVRAGKPVSPGFLFATLLWHDMRQRFEQYTAEGEIPVPALHRAMDDVLDMQTEKLAIHKRYSADMREIWGLQLRLEKRSGRSAMRLLEHQRFRAGYDFLLLRCESGELDADVGQWWTDFIEGDAAARETLLTQGGSKEKSPRKRRRRGGARNRQPGEGAAEQAPDTAGGSDD
- a CDS encoding HAD family hydrolase → MTNLALFDLDHTLIPTDSDHEWGRFMVKLGIVDAESFSRQNDQFFADYKAGKLDIHAYLTAMLTPLAKYSRAQLAEWHEQYMHEVIRPAMTPAALELVRKHLDAGDLCCVVTATNEFITRPIASAFGVDTLIACEVETTDGHPDSPYTGRPTGTPSYREGKIVRTEAWLASLGKHWDDFAHSYFYSDSHNDIPLLEKVTDPIATNPDDTLRAHASNRGWRILDLF
- the hda gene encoding DnaA regulatory inactivator Hda — its product is MSRQLTLDLGTPPPATFDNFIMSEENGELITRLQKLDLALAAGPVPDRSFYIWGEPGSGRSHLLQALVSDASYGYARYLTPQSPLGAFTFDPRIGIYAIDDCDRMTDTQQVALFNLFNEVRAHPSSAFVAAGPAAPLALDVREDLRTRLGWGLVFHLSPPSDAGKIAVLKLAAKERGIALTDDIAAYLLTHFRRDMPSLMALLDALDRFSLEQKRAVTLPLLRRMLARPGDDITPPGTGPNRFE
- the purM gene encoding phosphoribosylformylglycinamidine cyclo-ligase is translated as MNPPKSAPDAQGLSYRDAGVDIDAGDALIDKIKPFAKKTLRDGVLGGIGGFGALFEVPKKYREPVLVSGTDGVGTKLKLAFHLNKHDTVGQDLVAMSVNDILVQGAEPLFFLDYFACGKLDVDTAATVVKGIAQGCELSGCALIGGETAEMPGMYPDGEYDLAGFAVGAVEKSKIIDGSTIAEGDVVLGLASSGIHSNGFSLVRKIIERANPDLSADFHGRSLADALMAPTRIYVKPLLALMQKLPVKGMAHITGGGLVENIPRVLREGLTAELDQNAWPLPPLFKWLQEHGGVADAEMHRVFNCGIGMAVIVAAADADAAIADLTAAGEQVWKIGTVRATREGEAQTVVV
- a CDS encoding YybH family protein, producing MTEDERAIRELVENWFVSSRRGDLATVLDLIADDAIFMVAGKPPFDKAAFAAASREANAGAEHAPKIDGRYRIDELRVMGDWAYMRNFLEIDATPPGGETIRRSGHTLTIFRKADGRWQLVRDANLVTLVH